In the Xiphias gladius isolate SHS-SW01 ecotype Sanya breed wild chromosome 7, ASM1685928v1, whole genome shotgun sequence genome, tctttcaggtTCTTCCTGATGTATCTCATCAATAAAGATGAAACAGAACACACAGGACAGGTCAGTAAATATGCAGATTAAATTAAGATAAATGAAGAAGGTACATAAAATAAAGGTGCAGCCCTCATCAGTCTTTTGTCTGCGTTAATATCTAAAATCCTCCTTCTTTAACCAGCCGTCTtatgctttgtctttttttcttctgtctttcaggAGTCATATGTGTGGAAGATGTACCAGGAGCGATGCTGGGACTTCTTCCCTGCCGGAGACTGCTTCAGGAAGCAGTATGAGGATCAGCTCGGATAGCGGCCTGCATTGTGAATGCACGTCTgaaggaggaaatgagagaggaggggagaaaatTCAGAGTGAGGAaagattagagagagagagagaacacatcTACGTCTTAGTTTTGTCCTTTCTCGGcacatttctctcctcctttgaAGCTATGCACACTTTGCCTGCACTATTGTACCACCTGCAGCAGAACGTTGACGGATTAGATTTgagaaaagcagaataaaaatatcagaGGCCTAAAAAGACACAAGAAGCCAGGGGCCTTTTATTCCGCTATGAATACACTACATGgcctttttttgtgtaaaatatacACAGCGGGCTCCTTCAGTCGCTACTGCTGTAAACATTACAGTGCCTAATGCCATGTCACTGCTTTAGCGATCAGATAGTTTAGTTAGTTAGATTTTTAGCTTTAACACTTTTATTTGATATTAGACTGGATGTGTTTAATTTCTATTGTTTGTACGGTTGAGCACTTTTTGTATGTGGCTGCTGCTATCTGGTATTTCATTTCCGATTTCTGGGGTTTCAGTGAGAGAGCGTTTTGAAGGAAATTATTCAGCAGCTAATAGGTCCTGCTCCTTGAGATAGCAGTGAACATTTTAGCTACCCCCCCCcgctccttttcttcctctctcaagACTTAGAAGATCATCTTCAAACGAGCGATCATGTATGGAAACTCTTGCTGGACTGACTTGTCAAGATAATAAATGGAGTATCATCTGCGTATGTGACATATACCGATATGAATCAGCTGGATAGAAAAACTCAGTTTGCACTCTGAAGTCTTACAATGCGTCCCTGGATGTATATGGTCCCCGATCTCCACTGGTGACTCTGTGCCATATAGGATAGTGATGATGTACAAACACATAGAGTATAGGAGGATGCCAAGgttatttacttattatttataTGCAGATCAGATCTTCTGAAGACGACCGTTTTAGCCCGTCTGTTTTATGACACTTTATGCACAAATAAGTTTTTCTCAGTGCATTAAAATAAGTAATGAATGTATTTAGTTTATACATTTTAGCCAAAGTGTCATCTGTATAACTGAGTAATGACTAGGCTGCTTAGAGGACTTTTGATgaaaagacatattttacataaatcatagatacatatatttatttttctttaggGCTTTGAAGAAGAATTTAAACGATCCATGCTAGTTTGTCGGACACGAACATGTCATGCGTCCTGTTTGTGAAATCCGCAACGGGGATGAGAATTCGTCTCGCGCTGAAGTAAATGCCCGGTTTGCAGTCAGAAGAGAaaattagcttttgtttttgctagtTTGGTTTTTATGATAGATATTTTTAGGAATCCAGCATAtcagttatttttctcaatCAAGAAAGGCACGTGCGATGCGTTGATCTCAGACAGTTCTGTATCACTACGCCTCTTTCAGAACACATACAAACTCTCCATCCCGTATTTAATGTTACGACTCACTTTGTCAGAGACAGAGCAGTATTTTGTTTGTGGGCGTTTTCCGCCGTGGTCCTCGCCGAGGCAGGTGATGGTATGGAGCTGAATGGAGATCACTACGTTCCACTGGGCTGAGTGTCCTCTGACTGAACCCTGTGTTTCAATACAGAATAAACAGATTATTTTAAGGACAACTGGAACATGTGTCCTCATTTACGTGCCGCCTGCTGTTTATGCTTAGcttacatgcatgtgtgtgtgtgctgttgttgtttgacctttgtgaggaccagttttttttttttttttttttttttcgtgagAACCGAGTTTGAGGATATTTTTATACTGGACATTATGCCGTCTGTGACTCTGTGACTCTGTAGGGGCGGccgtggctcaggaggtagagcggatCGTCCTTTTAAgcggaaggtcggtggtttgattcCCGGCTCGTGgagtccacatgtcaaagtgtcctttggcaagatactgaaccccaaattgtccccgcagttttgtgtgtgtgtgtgtatgtgtgtgtgtgtgtgtgtgtgtgtgtgtgtagaaagaaAGCACTGTATGAACTTGGGTGTAAATAGGTGaatgtggcagcagtgtaaagcactttgagtggtccataagactagaaaagcgctatataagtgcagtccattcaCCAGTTACACTCTTGTGAACACGCTAACTTTAGACAGTAGAAAACATAGTAGAAACATCATACTTACAACACGGGTACTCCAATCACATTTTGTTTGGCCTTGTTGCATAAATCTGTATATTAATGTCGTTATTTAAAAGTTCTTCTAGCATTTCTGATGACAAACTACCAGTAGTTCTGTTGGCATATGTGTTCTTTTGTCATGGAGATCATGGCGGGACACAAGACAATCCAAGCGCCTCTGGTTTAAAAATGAGACCTAGTTTTTCGGGGTTAAGAATAGGTTCAAGCAAAGGGTAACGGTTAGGGAATACCTTATGGTTCCTTACAAGTATATATGTTTAAACGTGAGGTACTGTAAATGTTGTTGCAGTCAAATTATATGGACATCAACTTTAGTTTGCATGtataacatacatttaaatacattttaaattcagaaaTGGCATTTATATGAATCTGTGATCGATACTTGTCAACTTTCTGACCCCTCACCAGTTCCACAAATGTACAGTACTATCCATATACGCTAAAACAATATAACAAACGTATTTCCTTCGCCACATAATTCCCATTAtaaaattatcattataataCCTTTCGTAGATCATCGGGCTTTTACAGCCTTCTTACtttgcaggggggggggggccctggTCCCGACAGTCAGCTTGAAATGACATTATCAAGATTGCCCACTGTTtactttattaaattaaatgttccCTCTCAGGTGGCTGTGTTGGAGTTCCATTGTGGCTTTCGCAGGATTTTATCTTAAGCTACAAGATATCAAGAGTAAATTGGTGTGTATACTGTGGACTTTTCAGGAAACACCCATGTTACACGATAACAGCAATTTGTTCCCTGACAGactgtgtgtctatgtgcatttttttgtgtgtagatGACCGACTTGCATGTTTACTTTGTGAAGCATTTgctggaaaaagaaacacacgCTGCCTCCATGAAGTACCCTGAATTATGATTGGTGACCCGAGTGGTAGATAAGGATTACTCGTCTCTCTGTTTGCCTTTGGCAGACAGGCTTGTCTGAGTATTTTATGAATCATACACACACCCTCATTTCTGTTAATCTCAAGGGGATATAAAAATTATAACGGTGACTGACCCTTtaacactttgtgtgtgtgcggaaCAGAGATCGTGTCTCTAACACGGATCTCGTTTTTGGGAAAATTCAAAGTTTGTTGTCTTTTCCACCACcaaaaggaagaagaaatattcagatagTTGTACTATGCCAGATTTATAAAGCCATAATAGAAATAATGTAGACTCAGTGGTGCAACacaactaaatacatttactcaagtatagTACTTACTATAGTAAGTACTTATAGTACGAATTTCAggtacttctactccactaaaaTTCAGAGGAAActagtttttatttcaccacACTTACTGTATAAAGCATGGATAAAACATGATGTGCTGCTATAGATTACCCAGCATtatataaaattgttaaaatcagctccaccCCGACCAGttacaacagtgaaaaaagctTATTCCGCTTTTTATcggtaataataatccaatgataataatattaaaacactCAATGGGGCCATTTTTTCTCAATGTCCCCGTACCGACGTGAGACTGCAGAGTCTGAGTAATTCCTCCTCCACTGTGTAAACGGCGTACTCACTGCTTGAATAGCAGCTACGCTTTTCAGTTATGTTGGTTTTTCGTTCcacatgctgcacacacacacacacatgcagaaacacacacccacactctctGTCTTGTGTTGTAACATGCCACTCCTCTTCTGGGTCAAAGGTTAGTGTGCATCTTGTGCCAGGCCGCTAATAGAGGAAACATGCAGGTCTGGGCTTGGCACCTCGCTCTGCCCCTCCCCTCATCAATTGTATAAAACTGGGCCTCCAGCAGAGACCAGGTCCCGGCAAAACCCTCCTGTTCCCATCTCGTCTTGTCCACCTCACTGACTGCTGCCATGAACTTTGTGGCTCCTCCTGGCTATCAGCCAGTCTATGGTCCTGTAAGTATCCgcactggctgctgctgaaTTTTTAAGGCGCCATTGTCCCCGTGTGTATGGCTTGGTGGGTTATGCATTGCACTAATACAAATGGATTAGGATTTAATCACCAGTACAGCCGGCCgttctaaaaatgtgtttgtgctactgtttcatttttttcttcagagtgCTTGGTACAGAATTATATTACAGAGTGGTTCACCATATGACCTAAAATCTATATCATGATAAAttgttttatgtgcatttaaaGATTCTGGACTGGATTCTGAAATTACtggttgatttaaaaaaatccgGTCGGCTGCTATAGCTATAGCTAGTTATAGTTTAATTTCCCTCATGGGATTcagtaaatatatttgttggaaattgcaatatgtttttttcttacatttattgACTGATATGTATGATTATGAaggaaaggtttttaaaaagcgtttttgtgttaatatttgtaaaatatttgtattgtttCCACGTAAATACAGTTTTCCTGAAATAGGaacagtgatggaagaagaGCTCAGGTCCTTTAATTCAGTAAAAGTGCCAATACAACGCGATAAAAAGACTCCTTTCCCCCCAAAAatactacatttaaaatgttactcaagtaaaagtgcAGAAGCATTATCAGCTAAAAGCATGTAAAGTATGAAAACGAAAAGTACTTGACTGAAATATTATCACATGTTACATTATTACACTGTTAACACTGATCCATCAATGCCTAAGGTGGAGCTAGTTTAACTACTCTATATGTAattagtttagtccagtggttaGAGTTCTgctaaacaaaaatgaattcgttttttggaattttgcttttgctttttttaatgaaataggTTCAGGGAACCACTGATGAAATCTGTAAcaaggttttttattttatcaaatgttttttagGGGAAATCTTAATCggaaaagtaactagtaactacacTTGTGGATTACACGGAGTAAAGTAGAAGCATAAAGTAGCGTGAAGTGGACGTTCTCAAGGAAAGTACAAGGCGCTCAAGTGACACTTACATACAGTACTCGAGCGCTTTCCACTACTGCATCACTGAAATCAAACCACCGCGGCCGTACGTTTTCTATGGAGACTGCCAGTGATTCCATCTTGAACCACACTTGGTGAACGACTGTTGACTGTATAATGTGACTGACATTTGCAGATGTGTCCCACGCGCCTGTTGTTGCTTTGTCCAATTGTAGCCGagtgttgttttttatgcaCCGTACAGAGAATTCCCTACCTGGGGCCCATATATGGGGGCCTGAGGGAAGGGGTGTCCATCTACCTCCAGGGGTCCGTTCCTGAGGACATTACCAGGTGAGTTTAGAAAGCCCGAATCCGTAAAACgctgttttgtatgtattgCTGTATGGGCTTTTAGCATGAAATCCATTCTTGATCTTGAAGACAGTAGTTTTTTAGTTAAACGCTGGCGGGTGTGTTCAGTCCGTACTTTATCAGAAGTTTAGATAACTGTTTTGAGTCGTATCCACTGTGACCGTTTTTTATCTCCAACCAAAACCTTTTGACACCACTGTAAAACCGAGGGAGCACCTTGTGTAATCGCACTCTGGGTGGAGCAGGTTTCTTTCCACTGTTGAATAATAAAGCAGACTTGTAAAACTCACAGCTCCACCTTTATCATCTGTCCCTCTCCTTTTCAAAATAGTAATATCTGAGTTGTGGAAGGTACTTTTACGGGCCTCAGGTTGACAAAGTAAACACTACACATACCTGAGTGTATCATGACATCTGTAGCTCCTTTGTggggagagatttttttttaaattttttttttttacaagatcCTCAGGCTTTTCTGCACTCGGCCCCACCTGCGctgtttgcattttcttctgttttccaaCGCTAAACTAACTCCACAGCCACTTCAGGACTCAGCGATGTAACGTGGCGGGTTCGCCCGCTGTCGCTTTTGACAGATTCCTCATCAACCTGCTTTGCGGAGAGTCTGAGTCCAGCGACATCGCCCTCCACTTCAACCCTCGATTTGACGGCTGGGACAAAGTGGTCTTCAACTCTTGTCAGAATGGATCGTGGGAGTCAGAGGAGAAGATCCGCAGTATGCCCTTCTGCAAGGGCCAGGCCTTTGAGATGGTCATCGTGGTCACTTCGCAAGGCTACCAGGTTAGACCAACCAGAAGTCGGTTTGTTCAAGTTCACACCTACTtgtaaatgaattattttacGGTTAAACCTGACCTTAATCACACATATATAGCATTTACAAgcactatataaacatttaataaataaatagtttataaGACTCTATGCAGTTGTAAacagatataaggacattttaattgttaatataaatatacaatatttgtCAACAGTTGTAAATTCTCCCATGAAGgcgttttatattttataactttgttttactatattgtcatcCATCATATGTTTATACACAAGGCCTGTTAATATTCTGCCCAGAAATGCTAAATAGGGCGGTTAAAATAAAGTGCTACCATTTTATGAACTGCAATCTGGCCAATAACTTGTTTTGGCCTTTGTTGTGCTGCAGTTGTGTGCGGTTTCTAATTTTGTGAAAACCTTAACCCCTCAACACTTATTTATTACTAGGCCATAACGATGTATATGAAAAAATGTGCCACCTTTCCGCTGCAGATCAAAGTCAACGGGAATGACTTCCACACCTTCCAACACCGAATCCCTGTGGAGAGAGTCTGTGCGATGCAGATCGCCGGAGATGTTTCCATCCAGACGATTAATGTCATAGGGGTGAGACCTCCAGTCCCCGAAGCTTTCGGCTTGACGCTTTGGGCTCCGCTTAGGAAAAGAAATTCTGCGGGAAATCATgcaagaaatttaaaaaaaaaaagaatcatgaAGAGCTGCCTGCTTTCTGCTTCTGTGCCAGGGTGCGCGGGAGGGCGTGAATAGGTGTCCTTGAGGGTAAAACAGTAAATGCTACATGGTATACAGAAAACGCTTGCGCTTGCTGCATTAAAGATTTTTATTACATAAAGTCCCGGCAAAACTGAAACCTACCACACCTGCAGGTGTTGGTAGTTGATAGGGTGTTATAATGTGGTGGTCAGAGCATTTTTAATGGTTCCCAAACACGTTACTGTGCATGAATATATTGTAGCAGCAGCGGCAGTGTTCGTAGAAGTTGTTGTCGTTCTATTGTCTCACTTGTGTTGTTATTTTGCTTGTAGAGCAGATTAAACCTTTACTAGCAGGTTTTTAATTTGCCTTAATATTGTTATTACTGCTATTTTACCCCACTATTCCCCCTGTTCTTACAAGATATTACCCTGTTGTTACATTGTTATTACAGGCTGTAATGTGCTACCAAAAGTACAGTAGTGCTACCACTAGTAGAACTTGAAGTGGTGGTATTGGCAACAGTTGCAGCtttgtgcctgtgtatgtgtgagtatgtgagtTTTTCCTGATCTGCCGTGTTAAACCAGGGGTTGTTCTTGACACGAGTCTCTCTGTGCACTTTGTGCAGTGTATGTTAATtggatttgttttctctgctaAGTTTTACACTTTACACTGTTTGGTGTTTTAGGGCGGAACGGGAGGAGGCATGGGTGGAGGAATGGGAGGAGGCATGGGAGTAAGTGCCAGGCCACAAATTAAGTTCAAAGATTCAATTCACCGCAGCATTTCGCAGTATTTTAACGTTTTCCCCGCTCAACAGGGAGGATATCCAGGAGGTGGCATGGGGATATGTTACTGTTGTTgggaaaatatttgtaaatatatatattgtgaaaaatgtctcgGGTTTTCACTAACCCGCGCTTCTTCTTTCTGAAATCCAGGGAGGATACCCAGGAGGCATGGGAGGAGACATGGGAGTAAGTGCCAGGCTGCtaataaagtgtaaaaactaAATTCAGCAGCGCATTGTACTGTACTTAacattccccccccccctcaacaGGGAGGATACCCAGGAGGCATGGGAGGAGGCATGGGAGGAGGCATGGGAGGAGGCATGGGAGTAAGTATACTTAGGAGGCCTCTGTTTTTGACAGGATGGTGGTCATTCTTCAAGCGTCaaaattgaatgagatgcaacATTTAACAGTAATTAACATGTTCTCCACTTTGCAACAGGGAGGATATCCTGGAGGTGGCATGGGGGTGAATAAATGCTTCGATTCATATTCTTCATCAGTGCTCGAATTCaaattcatcattttatatGATGTCTATCATAACCatgtcaaaaaatacagtaaattacaataaattacGCAGCAAAATCATAATAAATCTTCCTTTTACAATACGTGCTTTTTTTCAGGGTGGATATCCAGGAGGCATGGGAGGTGGTATGGGGGTATGAAACAACGTTATAATAACATACTTTATTTTCCTGTTGtgtcatttacacattttactgttgtaatcAATCCGTAGACTACATTTAGTGGACTGTGGCATCAAATTTGTAAAAGttactctgtttttttctgctgccaggGAGGATACCCGGGATCAAACCTGCCGGTAAGAATATCGCATGGCAAAGTTGACGTGTCCTCTATTTATGTAAcccttttttcttacttttggtAATTGTATCTGTTAATCTGATTGTAGGGTATGGGTGGGCAGCCAGTCTACAACCCTGTAAGTAAAATTTGTTCCACACTCACGTGCATTACAGCCAGTGACAGACTGGCGAGCAATTGTTTCGAAGAGGTCGCTTGTTCTCGACGTTTTGAACTGAGGCATCCACGCATCTTGTCACGGTACTGGGTGGAACTGACTTGTGTTTACTGCCATCCAGTGGTCACAAAGAGAGAGTGCAACACCTTACATTAGTCAAATCAACATCAATTCGTCCACGGTAGCTTTTACTAAGAGCAAGAGAAGAACTGACAGGCGATCATGATACTTGATCTCCAGTTCTCCACTTAGTGAGAATAACGCAGTGGTTGACATTGAATGTTAATGGTCTTTGGATGTATCAGTAAACAACATAAAACCCTGCACCATGTAATATGTCAACAGCCCTCCATTAAATCTGGAGACAGCCAGGACGCGTAAGTTGAGCTGGGTTACAGAGCTGTGTTTGCTCCGGATAGCAAGCTCAAACTCTCGTTTGGTTTATAGATATGGCCGTGACTGAAtacaccccccccaaaaaaaagcctGCCTTAGGAATTAGATGCTGGatagagatgatgatgattaagcCGATCTATGGTAGCATAGCCTGCGTAAACATCTTTATACGCAGTCTATGCTGGGTATATACCGGACGCTGAGCTCTAGATGTGTCAGGTATTTTGAGTATTTCCGGTTTTCCAGTTTTGGGCCTTGCGCAtctttcaggccacaagagtgcaggACAGACGAACATGGCAGCAAGTTACATAAAGCTTATAACTTATGACATCAAGTAGTGTTACTTTTACTAAACCTACTGTGATAATGCTACGTGTGTATTTTTACCGTGAATAAACAAAACTCCACCGACTTGTATGAATGTTTTATCATGACGGTagcagaaacaaacataaagcataaatgaaaaaaaagttttaaaatcgAAAATGCAGAACAGTTAACACTCACaggcactaaaagttgtgtaacttgACTGCAGCAGTGAGTCTCTCCAAAGTCTGCTGGCAGCAGGGATCGGGAGTAGTATCCACGGGCTAACAAAGAGTCTACTGTCGGACTCTGGTACACATGTGCGTCCGGCGAGCCCGGAAGCCGGAGAGTGTCAGGGGGCGGCGAGCATGCACGCGAGCTGGTATCGGCAGCAGCCGAGTCGAGTCGAGTCGATCGAGCATGAAGGTTTTTGTAAGGGTTTGTAGTACCGAGCGGTGTCGGCAGTGAGTTCACGCAGCGACAGTAATCCCCTGAGGGGGAACCGTGTCGGTCAGTCGCCatctgcactgcttaaagctaaactttgtccTCTTAACTTTGAGTTTTAACACTATTTTAGGGTTGTAATGCTTTAATCTATACGACTGACGGGGAGTTTGGTAACACATACAAGCAGAATAGGCGGGAGAAGCAGCCTAGCAGtagaaaatgatgtttttatacTGCCCCCGTGGCCCGCCGCTGGTGCTGCTATAGTTTTAATACTGTTTTTCGCTGTGTGCTTTAAGCCTGTGCCCTACTCCAACATGATCCCAGGGGGGATGTTCCCTAAGAGGACCATCGTCATCAGAGGCATGGTGCCCTATGGAGcggacaggtgtgtgtgtgtgtgttcgtgagCGTGCATACATACGTCACTAGGGTCTAGTGTGTGCGTGCCAACAGACGCCATTTCTACTCCCGGGTTCCGTTGTGTTGCAGGCTTAGCATCAACTTCATGGTGAGCAGATCCCGGGACATCGC is a window encoding:
- the LOC120791694 gene encoding galectin-6-like, whose translation is MNFVAPPGYQPVYGPRIPYLGPIYGGLREGVSIYLQGSVPEDITRFLINLLCGESESSDIALHFNPRFDGWDKVVFNSCQNGSWESEEKIRSMPFCKGQAFEMVIVVTSQGYQIKVNGNDFHTFQHRIPVERVCAMQIAGDVSIQTINVIGGGTGGGMGGGMGGGMGGGYPGGMGGDMGGGYPGGMGGGMGGGMGGGMGGGYPGGGMGGGYPGGMGGGMGGGYPGSNLPGMGGQPVYNPPVPYSNMIPGGMFPKRTIVIRGMVPYGADRLSINFMVSRSRDIAFHMNPRVREGIVVRNSMIGGNWGQEDRELSLNPFMEGQYFDMSIRCGNQRFKVFVNGQHLFDFFHRLQSFSEIDMLEIEGDVQISYIHF